Proteins encoded within one genomic window of Pongo pygmaeus isolate AG05252 chromosome 18, NHGRI_mPonPyg2-v2.0_pri, whole genome shotgun sequence:
- the GSE1 gene encoding genetic suppressor element 1 isoform X3 yields MLGMKTWSSLLQNLSMSHEPKSPSLGMLSTATRTTATVNPLTPSPLNGALVPSGSPATSSALSAQAAPSSSFAAALRKLAKQAEEPRGSSLSSESSPVSSPATNHSSPASTPKRVPMGPIIVPPGGHSVPSTPPVVTIAPTKTVNGVWRSESRQDAGSRSSSGGRERLLVEPPLPQEKAGGPAIPSHLLSTPYPFGLSPSSVVQDSRFPPLNLQRPVHHVVPPSTVTEDYLRSFRPYHTTDDLRMSSLPPLGLDPATAAAYYHPSYLAPHPFPHPAFRMDDSYCLSALRSPFYPIPTPSSLPPLHPSAMHLHLSGVRYPPELSHSSLAALHSERMSGLSAERLQMDEELRREREREREREADREREKEREREREKEREQEKEREREKERERELERQREQRAREKELLAATALEPTFLPVAELHGRRVHATEERGKPSEQLTPTRAEKLKDAGLQTPKPVQHPLHPVPAPHHTVPSLISNHGIFSLPSSSAATALLIQRTNEEEKWLARQRRLRQEKEDRQSQVSEFRQQVLEQHLDMGRPPVPAEAEHRPESTTRPGPNRHEPGGRDPPQHFGGPPPLISPKPQLHAAPTALWNPVSLMDNTLETRRAESHSLHSHPAAFEPCRQAAVPLVKVERVFCPEKADEGPRKREPAPLDKYQPPPPPPREGGSLEHQPFPPGPGPFLAELEKSTQTILGQQRASLPQAATFGELSGPLKPGSPYRPPAPRAPDPAYIYDEFLQQRRRLVSKLDLEERRRREAQEKGYYYDLDDSYDESDEEEVRAHLRCVAEQPPLKLDTSSEKLEFLQLFGLTTQQQKEELVAQKRRKRRRMLRERSPSPPTIQSKRQTPSPRLALSTRYSPDEMNNSPNFEEKKKFLTIFNLTHISAEKRKDKERLVEMLRAMKQKALSAAVADSLTNSPRDSPAVSLSEPATQQASLDVEKPVGVAASLSDIPKAAEPGKLEQVRPQELSRVQELAPASGEKARLSEAPGGKKSLSMLHYIRGAAPKDIPVPLSHSTNGKSKPWEPFVAEEFAHQFHESVLQSTQKALQKHKGSVAVLSAEQNHKVDTSVHYNIPELQSSSRAPPPQHNGQQEPPTARKGPPTQEMDRDSEEEEEEEDEDGEDEEEAPRRKWQGIEAVFEAYQEHIEEQNLERQVLQTQCRRLEARHYSLSLTAEQLSHSVAELRSQKQKMVSERERLQAELDHLRKCLALPAMHWPRGYLKGYPR; encoded by the exons GGTCCTCACTGAGCAGCGAGTCGTCCCCTGTGTCCTCTCCGGCCACCAACCACAGCTCCCCCGCCAGCACACCCAAGCGCGTGCCCATGGGCCCTATCATCGTCCCCCCTGGGGGCCACAGCGTGCCCAGCACACCCCCCGTGGTGACCATCGCTCCAACCAAAACCGTCAATGGCGTCTGGAGGAGTGAGAGCCGGCAG GATGCCGGCTCCAGGAGCAGCAGTGGAGGTCGGGAGCGCCTCCTTGTGGAGCCCCCGCTCCCTCAGGAGAAGGCAGGGGGCCCAGCCATCCCCTCGCACCTGCTCAGCACCCCCTACCCCTTCGGCCTCTCCCCCAGCTCAGTCGTGCAGGATTCCCGCTTCCCGCCACTCAA CCTCCAGCGGCCTGTGCACCACGTGGTGCCCCCCAGCACCGTGACTGAGGACTACCTGAGAAGCTTCCGGCCCTACCACACCACCGACGACCTCCGCATGTCCTCACTGCCTCCCCTCGGCCTGGACCCGGCCACTGCTGCGGCTTACTACCATCCCAGCTACCTGGCCCcacaccccttcccccacccgGCCTTCAG GATGGACGACTCCTACTGCCTGTCTGCCCTGAGGTCCCCATTctaccccatccccacccccagctccctgCCCCCACTGCACCCATCAGCGATGCACCTCCACCTCTCTGGGGTCCGCTACCCCCCCGAGCTCTCCCACTCATCCCTAGCAGCGCTGCACTCGGAGCGCATGTCTGGCCTCAGTGCAGAGAG GCTGCAGATGGACGAGGAGCTAAGGCGGGAGAGGGAGCGCGAGCGTGAGCGTGAGGCTGACCGCGAGCGGGAGAAGGAACGTGAGCGTGAACGCGAGAAGGAGCGCGAGCAAGAGAAGGAGCGTGAGCGTGAGAAGGAGCGCGAGCGTGAGCTGGAGCGCCAGCGGGAGCAGCGGGCCCGGGAGAAGGAGCTGCTGGCCGCCACGGCCCTGGAGCCCACCTTCCTGCCTGTGGCCGAGCTGCATGGGCGGCGTGTCCATGCCACTGAGGAGCGAGGCAAGCCCTCGGAGCAGCTGACCCCAACCCGAGCAG AGAAGCTGAAGGATGCCGGCCTGCAGACGCCCAAGCCCGTGCAACACCCCTTGCATCCGGTGCCCGCCCCACACCACACGGTGCCCAGCCTCATCTCCAACCATGGCATCTTCTCTCTGCCTAGCAGCAGTGCTGCCACAGCCCTGCTGATCCAGCGCACCAATGAGGAGGAGAAGTGGCTGGCGCGGCAGCGGCGGCTGCGGCAGGAGAAGGAGGACCGGCAGTCTCAGGTGTCGGAGTTCCGGCAGCAGGTGCTGGAGCAGCACCTGGACATGGGCCGGCCCCCGGTGCCGGCGGAGGCAGAGCACAGGCCGGAGAGCACCACCAG GCCAGGACCAAACCGTCACGAGCCAGGTGGCCGCGACCCTCcgcagcactttggggggccaccACCTCTGATTTCACCCAAGCCCCAGCTCCATGCTGCACCCACGGCCCTCTGGAACCCCGTGTCCCTGATGGACAACACCTTGGAGACGCGGCGGGCCGAGAGCCACTCTCTGCACAGCCACCCGGCTGCATTTGAGCCCTGCCGCCAGGCAGCCGTGCCGCTGGTGAAAGTGGAGCGGGTCTTCTGCCCGGAGAAAGCAGACGAGGGGCCACGGAAGCGTGAGCCTGCCCCTCTGGACAAGTACCAGCCACCTCCGCCGCCACCACGAGAGGGAGGGAGCCTGGAGCACCAGCCCTTTCCGCCTGGGCCTGGGCCCTTCCTGGCTGAGCTCGAGAAGTCCACCCAGACCATCCTGGGCCAGCAGCGGGCCTCCCTCCCACAGGCGGCCACCTTCGGGGAGCTCAGCGGACCCCTGAAGCCTGGCTCGCCCTACCGGCCCCCAGCGCCACGGGCACCCGACCCTGCCTACATCTATGATGAGTTCCTGCAGCAGCGCCGGAGGCTGGTCAGCAAGCTGGACCTGGAGGAGCGCAGGCGGCGGGAGGCCCAGGAGAAAG GGTACTACTACGACCTCGATGACTCTTACGATGAGAGCGATGAGGAGGAGGTCAGGGCCCACCTCCGTTGCGTGGCCGAGCAGCCGCCCCTCAAACTGGACACGTCCTCTGAG AAGCTAGAGTTTTTGCAACTTTTTGGCTTGACCACCCAACAGCAGAAGGAGGAATTGGTGGCCCAGAAGCGGAGGAAGCGGCGGCGGATGTTGCGAGAGAGAAGCCCGTCGCCCCCAACAATTCAGAGCAAGCGGCAGACGCCTTCACCGAGACTGGCGCTGTCTACCCGCTACAGCCCCGACGAGATGAACAACAGTCCCAACTTCGAAGAAAAGAAGAAGTTCCTGACCATCTTCAACCTGACCCACATCAGCGCCGAGAAGAGGAAAG ACAAAGAGAGACTTGTTGAAATGCTCCGTGCCATGAAGCAGAAGGCACTGTCAGCAGCAGTGGCCGACTCCTTGACAAACTCTCCGAGGGACAGTCCTGCCGTCTCCCTGAGTG AACCAGCCACACAGCAAGCCTCTCTGGATGTGGAGAAGCCGGTTGGTGTTGCTGCTTCTTTGTCTGACATCCCAAAGGCCGCAGAGCCTGGGAAGCTGGAACAGGTCCGGCCCCAGGAGCTGTCGAGAGTCCAGGAGCTAGCTCCTGCCAGCGGGGAGAAGGCCAGGCTGAGCGAGGCCCCTGGAGGCAAAAAGAGCCTGAGCATGCTTCACTACATCCGGGGCGCTGCACCCAAGGACATTCCTGTGCCGCTGTCCCACAGCACCAATGGGAAAAGCAAGCCATGGGAGCCCTTTGTGGCAGAAGAGTTTGCACATCAGTTCCACGAGTCAGTGCTGCAGTCCACCCAGAAGGCCCTGCAGAAGCATAAAG GGAGCGTGGCTGTGCTGTCCGCAGAACAGAACCACAAGGTTGACACGTCCGTCCACTACAACATTCCTGAGCTGCAGTCCTCCAGCCGCGCCCCTCCACCCCAGCACAATGGGCAGCAGGAGCCCCCCACTGCAAGGAAGGGCCCCCCAACCCAGGAGATGGACCGGGActcggaggaggaggaagaggaggaggatgaagatgGAGAAGATGAGGAGGAAGCCCCCAGGCGCAAGTGGCAAGGGATCGAGGCCGTTTTTGAAGCTTACCAGGAACACATAGAAG AGCAAAATCTGGAGCGGCAGGTGTTACAGACACAATGCAGACGACTGGAGGCCCGGCACTACAGCCTCAGCCTGACGGCAGAGCAGCTCTCCCACAGCGTGGCG GAGTTGAGGAGCCAGAAACAGAAGATGGTCTCAGAACGGGAACGGCTCCAGGCAGAACTGGACCACTTACGAAAGTGCCTTGCCTTGCCTGCAATGCACTGGCCTAGGGGCTACCTGAAGGGATACCCCAGGTGA
- the GSE1 gene encoding genetic suppressor element 1 isoform X4 has protein sequence MFGLKPPLYYLPGMSHEPKSPSLGMLSTATRTTATVNPLTPSPLNGALVPSGSPATSSALSAQAAPSSSFAAALRKLAKQAEEPRGSSLSSESSPVSSPATNHSSPASTPKRVPMGPIIVPPGGHSVPSTPPVVTIAPTKTVNGVWRSESRQDAGSRSSSGGRERLLVEPPLPQEKAGGPAIPSHLLSTPYPFGLSPSSVVQDSRFPPLNLQRPVHHVVPPSTVTEDYLRSFRPYHTTDDLRMSSLPPLGLDPATAAAYYHPSYLAPHPFPHPAFRMDDSYCLSALRSPFYPIPTPSSLPPLHPSAMHLHLSGVRYPPELSHSSLAALHSERMSGLSAERLQMDEELRREREREREREADREREKEREREREKEREQEKEREREKERERELERQREQRAREKELLAATALEPTFLPVAELHGRRVHATEERGKPSEQLTPTRAEKLKDAGLQTPKPVQHPLHPVPAPHHTVPSLISNHGIFSLPSSSAATALLIQRTNEEEKWLARQRRLRQEKEDRQSQVSEFRQQVLEQHLDMGRPPVPAEAEHRPESTTRPGPNRHEPGGRDPPQHFGGPPPLISPKPQLHAAPTALWNPVSLMDNTLETRRAESHSLHSHPAAFEPCRQAAVPLVKVERVFCPEKADEGPRKREPAPLDKYQPPPPPPREGGSLEHQPFPPGPGPFLAELEKSTQTILGQQRASLPQAATFGELSGPLKPGSPYRPPAPRAPDPAYIYDEFLQQRRRLVSKLDLEERRRREAQEKGYYYDLDDSYDESDEEEVRAHLRCVAEQPPLKLDTSSEKLEFLQLFGLTTQQQKEELVAQKRRKRRRMLRERSPSPPTIQSKRQTPSPRLALSTRYSPDEMNNSPNFEEKKKFLTIFNLTHISAEKRKDKERLVEMLRAMKQKALSAAVADSLTNSPRDSPAVSLSEPATQQASLDVEKPVGVAASLSDIPKAAEPGKLEQVRPQELSRVQELAPASGEKARLSEAPGGKKSLSMLHYIRGAAPKDIPVPLSHSTNGKSKPWEPFVAEEFAHQFHESVLQSTQKALQKHKGSVAVLSAEQNHKVDTSVHYNIPELQSSSRAPPPQHNGQQEPPTARKGPPTQEMDRDSEEEEEEEDEDGEDEEEAPRRKWQGIEAVFEAYQEHIEEQNLERQVLQTQCRRLEARHYSLSLTAEQLSHSVAELRSQKQKMVSERERLQAELDHLRKCLALPAMHWPRGYLKGYPR, from the exons GGTCCTCACTGAGCAGCGAGTCGTCCCCTGTGTCCTCTCCGGCCACCAACCACAGCTCCCCCGCCAGCACACCCAAGCGCGTGCCCATGGGCCCTATCATCGTCCCCCCTGGGGGCCACAGCGTGCCCAGCACACCCCCCGTGGTGACCATCGCTCCAACCAAAACCGTCAATGGCGTCTGGAGGAGTGAGAGCCGGCAG GATGCCGGCTCCAGGAGCAGCAGTGGAGGTCGGGAGCGCCTCCTTGTGGAGCCCCCGCTCCCTCAGGAGAAGGCAGGGGGCCCAGCCATCCCCTCGCACCTGCTCAGCACCCCCTACCCCTTCGGCCTCTCCCCCAGCTCAGTCGTGCAGGATTCCCGCTTCCCGCCACTCAA CCTCCAGCGGCCTGTGCACCACGTGGTGCCCCCCAGCACCGTGACTGAGGACTACCTGAGAAGCTTCCGGCCCTACCACACCACCGACGACCTCCGCATGTCCTCACTGCCTCCCCTCGGCCTGGACCCGGCCACTGCTGCGGCTTACTACCATCCCAGCTACCTGGCCCcacaccccttcccccacccgGCCTTCAG GATGGACGACTCCTACTGCCTGTCTGCCCTGAGGTCCCCATTctaccccatccccacccccagctccctgCCCCCACTGCACCCATCAGCGATGCACCTCCACCTCTCTGGGGTCCGCTACCCCCCCGAGCTCTCCCACTCATCCCTAGCAGCGCTGCACTCGGAGCGCATGTCTGGCCTCAGTGCAGAGAG GCTGCAGATGGACGAGGAGCTAAGGCGGGAGAGGGAGCGCGAGCGTGAGCGTGAGGCTGACCGCGAGCGGGAGAAGGAACGTGAGCGTGAACGCGAGAAGGAGCGCGAGCAAGAGAAGGAGCGTGAGCGTGAGAAGGAGCGCGAGCGTGAGCTGGAGCGCCAGCGGGAGCAGCGGGCCCGGGAGAAGGAGCTGCTGGCCGCCACGGCCCTGGAGCCCACCTTCCTGCCTGTGGCCGAGCTGCATGGGCGGCGTGTCCATGCCACTGAGGAGCGAGGCAAGCCCTCGGAGCAGCTGACCCCAACCCGAGCAG AGAAGCTGAAGGATGCCGGCCTGCAGACGCCCAAGCCCGTGCAACACCCCTTGCATCCGGTGCCCGCCCCACACCACACGGTGCCCAGCCTCATCTCCAACCATGGCATCTTCTCTCTGCCTAGCAGCAGTGCTGCCACAGCCCTGCTGATCCAGCGCACCAATGAGGAGGAGAAGTGGCTGGCGCGGCAGCGGCGGCTGCGGCAGGAGAAGGAGGACCGGCAGTCTCAGGTGTCGGAGTTCCGGCAGCAGGTGCTGGAGCAGCACCTGGACATGGGCCGGCCCCCGGTGCCGGCGGAGGCAGAGCACAGGCCGGAGAGCACCACCAG GCCAGGACCAAACCGTCACGAGCCAGGTGGCCGCGACCCTCcgcagcactttggggggccaccACCTCTGATTTCACCCAAGCCCCAGCTCCATGCTGCACCCACGGCCCTCTGGAACCCCGTGTCCCTGATGGACAACACCTTGGAGACGCGGCGGGCCGAGAGCCACTCTCTGCACAGCCACCCGGCTGCATTTGAGCCCTGCCGCCAGGCAGCCGTGCCGCTGGTGAAAGTGGAGCGGGTCTTCTGCCCGGAGAAAGCAGACGAGGGGCCACGGAAGCGTGAGCCTGCCCCTCTGGACAAGTACCAGCCACCTCCGCCGCCACCACGAGAGGGAGGGAGCCTGGAGCACCAGCCCTTTCCGCCTGGGCCTGGGCCCTTCCTGGCTGAGCTCGAGAAGTCCACCCAGACCATCCTGGGCCAGCAGCGGGCCTCCCTCCCACAGGCGGCCACCTTCGGGGAGCTCAGCGGACCCCTGAAGCCTGGCTCGCCCTACCGGCCCCCAGCGCCACGGGCACCCGACCCTGCCTACATCTATGATGAGTTCCTGCAGCAGCGCCGGAGGCTGGTCAGCAAGCTGGACCTGGAGGAGCGCAGGCGGCGGGAGGCCCAGGAGAAAG GGTACTACTACGACCTCGATGACTCTTACGATGAGAGCGATGAGGAGGAGGTCAGGGCCCACCTCCGTTGCGTGGCCGAGCAGCCGCCCCTCAAACTGGACACGTCCTCTGAG AAGCTAGAGTTTTTGCAACTTTTTGGCTTGACCACCCAACAGCAGAAGGAGGAATTGGTGGCCCAGAAGCGGAGGAAGCGGCGGCGGATGTTGCGAGAGAGAAGCCCGTCGCCCCCAACAATTCAGAGCAAGCGGCAGACGCCTTCACCGAGACTGGCGCTGTCTACCCGCTACAGCCCCGACGAGATGAACAACAGTCCCAACTTCGAAGAAAAGAAGAAGTTCCTGACCATCTTCAACCTGACCCACATCAGCGCCGAGAAGAGGAAAG ACAAAGAGAGACTTGTTGAAATGCTCCGTGCCATGAAGCAGAAGGCACTGTCAGCAGCAGTGGCCGACTCCTTGACAAACTCTCCGAGGGACAGTCCTGCCGTCTCCCTGAGTG AACCAGCCACACAGCAAGCCTCTCTGGATGTGGAGAAGCCGGTTGGTGTTGCTGCTTCTTTGTCTGACATCCCAAAGGCCGCAGAGCCTGGGAAGCTGGAACAGGTCCGGCCCCAGGAGCTGTCGAGAGTCCAGGAGCTAGCTCCTGCCAGCGGGGAGAAGGCCAGGCTGAGCGAGGCCCCTGGAGGCAAAAAGAGCCTGAGCATGCTTCACTACATCCGGGGCGCTGCACCCAAGGACATTCCTGTGCCGCTGTCCCACAGCACCAATGGGAAAAGCAAGCCATGGGAGCCCTTTGTGGCAGAAGAGTTTGCACATCAGTTCCACGAGTCAGTGCTGCAGTCCACCCAGAAGGCCCTGCAGAAGCATAAAG GGAGCGTGGCTGTGCTGTCCGCAGAACAGAACCACAAGGTTGACACGTCCGTCCACTACAACATTCCTGAGCTGCAGTCCTCCAGCCGCGCCCCTCCACCCCAGCACAATGGGCAGCAGGAGCCCCCCACTGCAAGGAAGGGCCCCCCAACCCAGGAGATGGACCGGGActcggaggaggaggaagaggaggaggatgaagatgGAGAAGATGAGGAGGAAGCCCCCAGGCGCAAGTGGCAAGGGATCGAGGCCGTTTTTGAAGCTTACCAGGAACACATAGAAG AGCAAAATCTGGAGCGGCAGGTGTTACAGACACAATGCAGACGACTGGAGGCCCGGCACTACAGCCTCAGCCTGACGGCAGAGCAGCTCTCCCACAGCGTGGCG GAGTTGAGGAGCCAGAAACAGAAGATGGTCTCAGAACGGGAACGGCTCCAGGCAGAACTGGACCACTTACGAAAGTGCCTTGCCTTGCCTGCAATGCACTGGCCTAGGGGCTACCTGAAGGGATACCCCAGGTGA
- the GSE1 gene encoding genetic suppressor element 1 isoform X7 — MFGLKPPLYYLPGSSLSSESSPVSSPATNHSSPASTPKRVPMGPIIVPPGGHSVPSTPPVVTIAPTKTVNGVWRSESRQDAGSRSSSGGRERLLVEPPLPQEKAGGPAIPSHLLSTPYPFGLSPSSVVQDSRFPPLNLQRPVHHVVPPSTVTEDYLRSFRPYHTTDDLRMSSLPPLGLDPATAAAYYHPSYLAPHPFPHPAFRMDDSYCLSALRSPFYPIPTPSSLPPLHPSAMHLHLSGVRYPPELSHSSLAALHSERMSGLSAERLQMDEELRREREREREREADREREKEREREREKEREQEKEREREKERERELERQREQRAREKELLAATALEPTFLPVAELHGRRVHATEERGKPSEQLTPTRAEKLKDAGLQTPKPVQHPLHPVPAPHHTVPSLISNHGIFSLPSSSAATALLIQRTNEEEKWLARQRRLRQEKEDRQSQVSEFRQQVLEQHLDMGRPPVPAEAEHRPESTTRPGPNRHEPGGRDPPQHFGGPPPLISPKPQLHAAPTALWNPVSLMDNTLETRRAESHSLHSHPAAFEPCRQAAVPLVKVERVFCPEKADEGPRKREPAPLDKYQPPPPPPREGGSLEHQPFPPGPGPFLAELEKSTQTILGQQRASLPQAATFGELSGPLKPGSPYRPPAPRAPDPAYIYDEFLQQRRRLVSKLDLEERRRREAQEKGYYYDLDDSYDESDEEEVRAHLRCVAEQPPLKLDTSSEKLEFLQLFGLTTQQQKEELVAQKRRKRRRMLRERSPSPPTIQSKRQTPSPRLALSTRYSPDEMNNSPNFEEKKKFLTIFNLTHISAEKRKDKERLVEMLRAMKQKALSAAVADSLTNSPRDSPAVSLSEPATQQASLDVEKPVGVAASLSDIPKAAEPGKLEQVRPQELSRVQELAPASGEKARLSEAPGGKKSLSMLHYIRGAAPKDIPVPLSHSTNGKSKPWEPFVAEEFAHQFHESVLQSTQKALQKHKGSVAVLSAEQNHKVDTSVHYNIPELQSSSRAPPPQHNGQQEPPTARKGPPTQEMDRDSEEEEEEEDEDGEDEEEAPRRKWQGIEAVFEAYQEHIEEQNLERQVLQTQCRRLEARHYSLSLTAEQLSHSVAELRSQKQKMVSERERLQAELDHLRKCLALPAMHWPRGYLKGYPR; from the exons GGTCCTCACTGAGCAGCGAGTCGTCCCCTGTGTCCTCTCCGGCCACCAACCACAGCTCCCCCGCCAGCACACCCAAGCGCGTGCCCATGGGCCCTATCATCGTCCCCCCTGGGGGCCACAGCGTGCCCAGCACACCCCCCGTGGTGACCATCGCTCCAACCAAAACCGTCAATGGCGTCTGGAGGAGTGAGAGCCGGCAG GATGCCGGCTCCAGGAGCAGCAGTGGAGGTCGGGAGCGCCTCCTTGTGGAGCCCCCGCTCCCTCAGGAGAAGGCAGGGGGCCCAGCCATCCCCTCGCACCTGCTCAGCACCCCCTACCCCTTCGGCCTCTCCCCCAGCTCAGTCGTGCAGGATTCCCGCTTCCCGCCACTCAA CCTCCAGCGGCCTGTGCACCACGTGGTGCCCCCCAGCACCGTGACTGAGGACTACCTGAGAAGCTTCCGGCCCTACCACACCACCGACGACCTCCGCATGTCCTCACTGCCTCCCCTCGGCCTGGACCCGGCCACTGCTGCGGCTTACTACCATCCCAGCTACCTGGCCCcacaccccttcccccacccgGCCTTCAG GATGGACGACTCCTACTGCCTGTCTGCCCTGAGGTCCCCATTctaccccatccccacccccagctccctgCCCCCACTGCACCCATCAGCGATGCACCTCCACCTCTCTGGGGTCCGCTACCCCCCCGAGCTCTCCCACTCATCCCTAGCAGCGCTGCACTCGGAGCGCATGTCTGGCCTCAGTGCAGAGAG GCTGCAGATGGACGAGGAGCTAAGGCGGGAGAGGGAGCGCGAGCGTGAGCGTGAGGCTGACCGCGAGCGGGAGAAGGAACGTGAGCGTGAACGCGAGAAGGAGCGCGAGCAAGAGAAGGAGCGTGAGCGTGAGAAGGAGCGCGAGCGTGAGCTGGAGCGCCAGCGGGAGCAGCGGGCCCGGGAGAAGGAGCTGCTGGCCGCCACGGCCCTGGAGCCCACCTTCCTGCCTGTGGCCGAGCTGCATGGGCGGCGTGTCCATGCCACTGAGGAGCGAGGCAAGCCCTCGGAGCAGCTGACCCCAACCCGAGCAG AGAAGCTGAAGGATGCCGGCCTGCAGACGCCCAAGCCCGTGCAACACCCCTTGCATCCGGTGCCCGCCCCACACCACACGGTGCCCAGCCTCATCTCCAACCATGGCATCTTCTCTCTGCCTAGCAGCAGTGCTGCCACAGCCCTGCTGATCCAGCGCACCAATGAGGAGGAGAAGTGGCTGGCGCGGCAGCGGCGGCTGCGGCAGGAGAAGGAGGACCGGCAGTCTCAGGTGTCGGAGTTCCGGCAGCAGGTGCTGGAGCAGCACCTGGACATGGGCCGGCCCCCGGTGCCGGCGGAGGCAGAGCACAGGCCGGAGAGCACCACCAG GCCAGGACCAAACCGTCACGAGCCAGGTGGCCGCGACCCTCcgcagcactttggggggccaccACCTCTGATTTCACCCAAGCCCCAGCTCCATGCTGCACCCACGGCCCTCTGGAACCCCGTGTCCCTGATGGACAACACCTTGGAGACGCGGCGGGCCGAGAGCCACTCTCTGCACAGCCACCCGGCTGCATTTGAGCCCTGCCGCCAGGCAGCCGTGCCGCTGGTGAAAGTGGAGCGGGTCTTCTGCCCGGAGAAAGCAGACGAGGGGCCACGGAAGCGTGAGCCTGCCCCTCTGGACAAGTACCAGCCACCTCCGCCGCCACCACGAGAGGGAGGGAGCCTGGAGCACCAGCCCTTTCCGCCTGGGCCTGGGCCCTTCCTGGCTGAGCTCGAGAAGTCCACCCAGACCATCCTGGGCCAGCAGCGGGCCTCCCTCCCACAGGCGGCCACCTTCGGGGAGCTCAGCGGACCCCTGAAGCCTGGCTCGCCCTACCGGCCCCCAGCGCCACGGGCACCCGACCCTGCCTACATCTATGATGAGTTCCTGCAGCAGCGCCGGAGGCTGGTCAGCAAGCTGGACCTGGAGGAGCGCAGGCGGCGGGAGGCCCAGGAGAAAG GGTACTACTACGACCTCGATGACTCTTACGATGAGAGCGATGAGGAGGAGGTCAGGGCCCACCTCCGTTGCGTGGCCGAGCAGCCGCCCCTCAAACTGGACACGTCCTCTGAG AAGCTAGAGTTTTTGCAACTTTTTGGCTTGACCACCCAACAGCAGAAGGAGGAATTGGTGGCCCAGAAGCGGAGGAAGCGGCGGCGGATGTTGCGAGAGAGAAGCCCGTCGCCCCCAACAATTCAGAGCAAGCGGCAGACGCCTTCACCGAGACTGGCGCTGTCTACCCGCTACAGCCCCGACGAGATGAACAACAGTCCCAACTTCGAAGAAAAGAAGAAGTTCCTGACCATCTTCAACCTGACCCACATCAGCGCCGAGAAGAGGAAAG ACAAAGAGAGACTTGTTGAAATGCTCCGTGCCATGAAGCAGAAGGCACTGTCAGCAGCAGTGGCCGACTCCTTGACAAACTCTCCGAGGGACAGTCCTGCCGTCTCCCTGAGTG AACCAGCCACACAGCAAGCCTCTCTGGATGTGGAGAAGCCGGTTGGTGTTGCTGCTTCTTTGTCTGACATCCCAAAGGCCGCAGAGCCTGGGAAGCTGGAACAGGTCCGGCCCCAGGAGCTGTCGAGAGTCCAGGAGCTAGCTCCTGCCAGCGGGGAGAAGGCCAGGCTGAGCGAGGCCCCTGGAGGCAAAAAGAGCCTGAGCATGCTTCACTACATCCGGGGCGCTGCACCCAAGGACATTCCTGTGCCGCTGTCCCACAGCACCAATGGGAAAAGCAAGCCATGGGAGCCCTTTGTGGCAGAAGAGTTTGCACATCAGTTCCACGAGTCAGTGCTGCAGTCCACCCAGAAGGCCCTGCAGAAGCATAAAG GGAGCGTGGCTGTGCTGTCCGCAGAACAGAACCACAAGGTTGACACGTCCGTCCACTACAACATTCCTGAGCTGCAGTCCTCCAGCCGCGCCCCTCCACCCCAGCACAATGGGCAGCAGGAGCCCCCCACTGCAAGGAAGGGCCCCCCAACCCAGGAGATGGACCGGGActcggaggaggaggaagaggaggaggatgaagatgGAGAAGATGAGGAGGAAGCCCCCAGGCGCAAGTGGCAAGGGATCGAGGCCGTTTTTGAAGCTTACCAGGAACACATAGAAG AGCAAAATCTGGAGCGGCAGGTGTTACAGACACAATGCAGACGACTGGAGGCCCGGCACTACAGCCTCAGCCTGACGGCAGAGCAGCTCTCCCACAGCGTGGCG GAGTTGAGGAGCCAGAAACAGAAGATGGTCTCAGAACGGGAACGGCTCCAGGCAGAACTGGACCACTTACGAAAGTGCCTTGCCTTGCCTGCAATGCACTGGCCTAGGGGCTACCTGAAGGGATACCCCAGGTGA